A region of Daphnia carinata strain CSIRO-1 chromosome 10, CSIRO_AGI_Dcar_HiC_V3, whole genome shotgun sequence DNA encodes the following proteins:
- the LOC130699921 gene encoding uncharacterized protein LOC130699921, with protein MNKSIDKIRKALRLATQKDLDSIEENYDRKKFEELVQKLEWQRRLVLEGEVRKRKLANLKLNENVKNPEELVEKTQLAIIKSEENMQLYMICQKAIETAQFSLILQSAEVHDPADDHTDVEIACLSAEYINLCLSNLAESHKNERLDQEIKQAQENINQLKPYVIPEEDNKEVRPGSRAEEIAKLKVRLEKLRGIYDFIRYILQLLLLASEQDIVSNPKLFDLLVKCGEPYD; from the exons ATGAATAAATCAATTGATAAAATTCGGAAAGCCCTTCGTTTGGCGACTCAGAAAGACTTAGATTCCATAGAAGAGAACTATGatcgaaaaaaatttgaggAACTTGTTCAGAAACTTGAGTGGCAACGACGGCTAGTACTAGAAGGCGAGGTGCGAAAACGAAAGCTTgctaatttaaaattgaatgaaaatgtCAAGAATCCTGAAGAACTGGTGGAGAAAACTCAACTGGCTATAATAAAAAGTGAAGAAAACATGCAGTTGTACATGATTTGTCAAAAGGCTATTGAAACCGCCCAGTTTAGTCTGATACTGCAGTCAGCTGAAGTTCATGATCC AGCTGATGACCATACTGATGTAGAAATAGCATGTTTATCAGCTGAATACATAAACCTCTGTTTGAGTAACTTGGCAGAATCCCACAAGAATGAAAGACTAGACCAAGAGATAAAGCAAGCTCAAGAAAATATCAATCAACTTAAGCCATATGTTATTCCAGAAGAAGACAATAAAGAAGTTCGTCCTGGATCCAGGGCTGAGGAAATTGCTAA GCTTAAGGTCCGATTGGAAAAGTTGCGCGGCATATATGACTTCATCAGATACATCTTACAGCTACTGCTACTAGCTTCCGAACAAGATATTGTCAGTAATCCGAAATTATTCGATCTACTTGTCAAATGCGGTGAACCATACGACTAA